A single region of the Anaerostipes rhamnosivorans genome encodes:
- a CDS encoding lipoate--protein ligase has protein sequence MMYYIESKSSDPCFNLALEQYVFDSLSRSHSYFMLWQNDNAIIVGKHQNTVAEINEGYVREHEIRVVRRLSGGGAVYHDMGNINFTFIVDKESGLFDFSKFCMPLVRALKSIGVEAEVNGRNDMTIDGRKFSGNSQYSKEGRTMHHGTVMYDSDLNTLEKALNVSSDKIKSKGCRSVRSRVTNVRPYVKNDMETEQFFKILRDYMFRENQLVLYELTQKDLEAVERLKKERYGTWHWNYGFSPKYAVEKKRRIEGCGSIEVHMNVEHGVITDMVFFGDYFSDTDSSSLSELLKGCRLCRPDLSERLKTVQAGRYFHNLTNEQLLDILLQ, from the coding sequence ATGATGTATTATATTGAAAGTAAAAGCAGCGATCCCTGCTTTAACTTGGCACTGGAGCAGTATGTATTTGATTCTCTAAGCCGCTCCCACAGTTATTTTATGTTGTGGCAGAACGACAATGCCATCATTGTGGGAAAACACCAGAACACCGTTGCCGAGATCAATGAGGGTTATGTGAGGGAACACGAGATCCGAGTGGTGCGGCGTCTTTCTGGGGGAGGTGCGGTTTACCACGATATGGGGAATATTAATTTTACCTTCATCGTGGATAAAGAAAGCGGTCTGTTTGACTTTTCAAAGTTTTGTATGCCTTTGGTCCGCGCCCTGAAAAGCATCGGGGTGGAGGCAGAAGTCAACGGCCGCAATGATATGACCATTGACGGCAGGAAATTCTCAGGGAATTCCCAATATTCCAAAGAGGGGCGGACCATGCATCACGGGACTGTCATGTACGATAGTGATTTAAATACGTTGGAAAAGGCATTGAATGTCTCCAGCGATAAAATAAAATCAAAAGGATGCAGGTCCGTAAGGAGCAGAGTGACAAACGTACGCCCCTATGTCAAAAATGATATGGAAACAGAACAGTTTTTTAAGATTCTTAGGGATTATATGTTCAGGGAAAACCAACTGGTTCTCTATGAACTGACACAGAAGGATCTTGAGGCTGTGGAACGCCTCAAGAAGGAACGTTACGGCACATGGCATTGGAATTATGGATTTTCCCCTAAATATGCAGTGGAAAAAAAGCGCCGCATAGAAGGCTGCGGCAGTATAGAGGTTCATATGAATGTAGAACACGGGGTCATCACCGATATGGTTTTTTTCGGCGATTATTTCTCTGACACTGACAGTTCCTCTCTGTCAGAGCTGTTAAAAGGCTGCCGGCTCTGCCGGCCGGATCTCTCCGAGAGATTAAAAACTGTTCAGGCGGGCCGTTATTTTCATAATCTGACCAATGAACAACTGCTGGATATACTGCTGCAATGA
- a CDS encoding MBL fold metallo-hydrolase — translation MKTCQIHLIGNAGVLVCVGKTSVLIDGLYSPRGEGFHTSPIPKGVFADLCRPEGRLPSPDYLIFSHHHFDHLSENLLGSYLDARQPGCVFLPGGEDSGDGHLVRSLGQRGISHEVVTGERRTYQPEKDLEVSFYRTRHLGRQFGRVLHYCILITLCSCRLLFTADVDFFTESLHQFQGLPLHAVFVNPLFYHNKTGQQILHDTLKARNTFIYHVPFQEDDIYHMQHMVKTDIRRYQNTSPAILLGRPKQNHGLAIQEGEQNYDVLY, via the coding sequence TTGAAAACCTGCCAGATCCATTTGATCGGAAATGCGGGTGTTCTGGTCTGTGTTGGTAAAACCTCTGTGCTGATTGACGGTCTGTACAGTCCCAGGGGAGAGGGGTTTCATACCAGCCCGATCCCCAAAGGTGTGTTTGCAGATCTCTGCCGTCCAGAGGGCCGGCTGCCCAGTCCGGATTATCTGATCTTTTCCCATCATCATTTCGACCATCTTTCAGAGAATCTGCTGGGTTCCTATCTGGATGCCAGGCAGCCCGGATGTGTGTTTCTGCCCGGCGGAGAGGATTCCGGGGATGGGCACCTGGTCCGCAGCCTGGGACAGAGAGGCATCAGCCATGAGGTTGTCACAGGAGAGAGAAGAACTTATCAGCCGGAAAAGGATCTTGAGGTTTCTTTTTACAGAACCAGGCATTTAGGCCGTCAGTTCGGCAGGGTTCTCCACTACTGCATTCTGATCACACTTTGTTCCTGCCGTCTGCTGTTTACTGCAGATGTGGATTTTTTTACGGAATCACTTCATCAGTTTCAAGGACTTCCCCTGCATGCTGTGTTTGTAAATCCTTTGTTTTACCATAATAAAACAGGTCAGCAGATCCTACATGATACTCTGAAGGCAAGAAATACTTTTATTTATCATGTACCTTTTCAAGAAGATGACATCTATCATATGCAGCATATGGTAAAGACGGATATCCGCAGATATCAAAATACATCGCCTGCCATACTGCTTGGCAGGCCGAAACAAAACCACGGTCTCGCCATCCAGGAAGGAGAACAAAACTATGATGTATTATATTGA
- a CDS encoding RuBisCO large subunit C-terminal-like domain-containing protein, with translation MKFETMRLPESVDEDFLIATYYMNSEKEPDIYDWVKLVAADQSAGTWTHVEGETPEVIEKYGGKVIGIYPMAEEHACIARIAFPTANFPAYLPMIMSTVAGNVLGQDGIRLADIEFPEKVLREIPGPLMGVEGIRQLIGVPERPLVGAILKPCIGVPPEISANGARQAAVGGADVIKDDELLSYPEYSPMEKRVAAVMEQLKDVGKDKSCLYAVNITGENLFDRARRAIDAGANALMVNYQAMGWGAVEDFIRAMKRENLIYPIFGHCAGMGAYYRSKTNGISTALSMGKLARLVGMDMPLVYPDSGRFGLSTNEFVETHAQCIAPMKNIKRAFMTVAGGVQPGAIEYLMDLLGNDCILMAGGGIYGHPMGAEAGAKAILSAINAKMEGKTILQAAEECEELKAAIDVWGTKGH, from the coding sequence ATGAAATTTGAAACAATGAGATTACCGGAAAGTGTCGATGAAGACTTTTTGATCGCAACTTACTATATGAACTCAGAAAAGGAGCCGGATATCTATGACTGGGTCAAACTTGTGGCGGCTGACCAGAGTGCAGGCACATGGACCCATGTAGAAGGAGAGACCCCGGAGGTCATCGAAAAGTACGGTGGAAAGGTCATAGGCATCTACCCCATGGCGGAAGAACATGCGTGTATCGCACGCATCGCTTTTCCTACTGCAAACTTTCCGGCTTATCTTCCGATGATCATGAGTACGGTAGCGGGAAATGTACTGGGACAGGACGGGATCCGTCTCGCAGACATCGAGTTCCCGGAAAAAGTCTTAAGAGAGATTCCCGGACCTTTGATGGGAGTAGAAGGAATCCGTCAATTGATCGGAGTGCCTGAACGTCCTTTGGTAGGCGCTATCTTAAAGCCGTGCATCGGAGTGCCGCCAGAGATCAGCGCGAACGGAGCGCGGCAGGCTGCTGTCGGCGGGGCAGATGTGATCAAAGATGATGAGCTTCTTTCGTATCCGGAATATTCTCCAATGGAAAAACGCGTTGCAGCTGTCATGGAACAGCTCAAAGATGTTGGAAAAGATAAGAGCTGCCTTTATGCCGTCAACATCACCGGAGAAAATTTATTTGACCGGGCAAGGCGGGCGATCGATGCCGGAGCCAATGCCCTGATGGTTAATTATCAGGCGATGGGCTGGGGCGCAGTGGAAGATTTTATCCGTGCGATGAAGCGGGAAAATCTGATCTATCCAATCTTTGGCCACTGCGCAGGAATGGGAGCTTATTACCGTTCCAAGACCAACGGCATTTCAACAGCACTTTCCATGGGTAAGCTTGCCAGACTTGTTGGTATGGATATGCCTTTGGTATATCCGGACAGCGGAAGGTTCGGCCTTTCTACCAATGAATTTGTAGAAACTCATGCACAGTGCATTGCACCAATGAAGAATATCAAGAGAGCATTTATGACGGTGGCAGGAGGCGTACAGCCGGGCGCCATAGAATACTTGATGGATCTGCTTGGCAATGACTGTATCCTCATGGCTGGCGGCGGTATTTACGGACATCCTATGGGAGCAGAAGCAGGGGCGAAAGCGATCCTGTCTGCCATCAATGCCAAGATGGAAGGAAAAACGATCTTGCAGGCGGCCGAGGAATGTGAAGAGCTAAAAGCAGCCATCGATGTCTGGGGAACAAAAGGCCATTGA
- a CDS encoding HPr family phosphocarrier protein, whose amino-acid sequence MVKRKVVVTNASGLHARPASTFVKEAKKYKCSLTIKTKGKEKDGKSIMGILSCAICQNTEIELVCDGEDEEAAADALAELIESGFGE is encoded by the coding sequence ATGGTGAAGAGAAAAGTCGTTGTAACAAACGCATCGGGGCTTCATGCGAGACCGGCATCCACATTCGTAAAAGAAGCTAAAAAATATAAGTGCAGTCTGACGATCAAAACAAAGGGCAAGGAAAAAGACGGAAAGTCGATCATGGGCATATTAAGCTGTGCGATCTGCCAGAACACAGAGATCGAACTAGTCTGTGATGGCGAAGATGAAGAGGCGGCAGCGGATGCGCTGGCAGAACTCATAGAATCCGGGTTCGGCGAATAA
- a CDS encoding PTS transporter subunit IIC: MEAFFNGLSSALSSLGSNGILPIGLFVLALVFRMKIGEALRAALTGAVGMVGMNLTTDMLVAQMTPATQSMVERLGWKLDIVDTGWSLISYAWGSPVSGILILLGIGLNLLLLVTNFTKTLMIDFWNYWSFLACGALIYGATESVLWSVAATGIYMIITWKWSDHVAPIYQEASGMDAVTWPTGAIIAPAMIGFPVIKLCQKIPVIKDIKADPEHLQNKLGVFGETMVVGFFIGIIIGILAAFDVIKCFLLGVNMGAVMVLLPRMIAIMMEGLLPIANAAQEFCEKHLHGKKIWIGIDASTLMGNPCNMTSIMIMTPVVTVMSIIPGNRMLAVASLVAVPWFIIPLAYYAKDNILHTCIAAFVVFSVYFLCATALAGAHTNIAHICGSLANGNTLTSCLSEGGNPITWIIYKLLHIFGQTVV; encoded by the coding sequence ATGGAAGCTTTTTTTAATGGATTGTCCTCCGCTTTGTCCAGCTTGGGATCCAACGGTATTCTGCCGATCGGGCTGTTTGTCCTTGCCCTGGTTTTTCGGATGAAAATCGGGGAAGCCCTCCGCGCAGCACTTACAGGCGCCGTGGGTATGGTCGGAATGAACTTGACAACCGACATGCTGGTGGCACAAATGACACCGGCGACCCAGTCTATGGTGGAACGTCTTGGCTGGAAACTGGATATCGTAGACACCGGATGGTCGCTGATTTCCTACGCATGGGGGTCTCCTGTTTCAGGAATTCTCATCCTTCTGGGAATCGGGCTTAACTTATTACTTCTGGTAACAAACTTCACAAAAACACTTATGATCGACTTTTGGAATTACTGGAGTTTCCTTGCATGCGGCGCTTTAATTTACGGTGCCACGGAAAGTGTTCTGTGGTCCGTAGCAGCCACAGGAATCTATATGATCATCACCTGGAAATGGTCTGACCATGTTGCCCCTATTTACCAGGAGGCAAGCGGTATGGATGCCGTTACCTGGCCTACAGGCGCGATCATCGCACCGGCTATGATCGGTTTTCCTGTGATCAAGTTATGCCAGAAGATCCCTGTAATCAAGGATATCAAAGCTGATCCGGAACACCTCCAGAACAAACTAGGTGTGTTCGGCGAAACCATGGTGGTCGGCTTTTTCATCGGTATTATCATCGGTATCTTAGCAGCTTTTGATGTGATCAAATGCTTCCTTTTGGGTGTCAACATGGGCGCAGTCATGGTACTGCTCCCGAGAATGATCGCCATTATGATGGAAGGTCTCCTTCCCATCGCCAATGCGGCGCAGGAATTCTGTGAAAAGCATCTGCACGGCAAAAAAATCTGGATCGGTATTGACGCTTCAACCCTAATGGGGAATCCGTGTAACATGACAAGTATCATGATCATGACACCGGTTGTAACCGTCATGTCCATCATCCCTGGAAACCGTATGCTTGCTGTAGCCAGCCTTGTGGCGGTTCCATGGTTCATTATTCCACTGGCTTATTATGCAAAAGATAACATCCTGCATACTTGTATCGCGGCATTTGTGGTATTCAGTGTGTACTTCCTGTGCGCCACAGCTTTGGCCGGAGCCCACACGAACATTGCCCATATCTGCGGTTCACTGGCCAACGGAAACACACTGACAAGCTGTCTGTCTGAAGGCGGTAATCCAATCACCTGGATCATTTACAAGCTGTTACATATATTCGGACAGACTGTCGTATAA
- a CDS encoding PTS sugar transporter subunit IIA: protein MKIENITTVPQILGYQISGTSRDDVLQEMADYLASKGMVKSTYGQAVIDRENIYPTGICTEPIAVAIPHCERDGVIKTAILVGQTKGSGITFQRIDDTELMVDAKVVFMLAVDTNQGQLEVISKLMDVIQDEKVIEAIANADTCEKIREIMTDAFVMR from the coding sequence ATGAAAATCGAAAACATAACAACAGTACCTCAAATCCTAGGGTACCAAATATCAGGAACAAGCAGAGATGACGTTCTTCAGGAAATGGCAGATTACCTGGCATCAAAAGGCATGGTCAAATCAACTTACGGCCAGGCTGTCATTGACCGGGAAAACATATATCCCACCGGCATCTGCACAGAACCGATCGCGGTTGCCATTCCGCACTGTGAACGTGACGGTGTTATAAAAACTGCCATTTTAGTAGGCCAGACAAAAGGCAGCGGGATCACATTTCAGCGCATTGATGACACGGAACTCATGGTGGATGCCAAGGTTGTCTTTATGCTGGCAGTGGACACAAATCAAGGCCAATTGGAGGTGATATCAAAACTTATGGATGTGATACAGGATGAAAAAGTGATTGAAGCAATCGCAAATGCCGACACATGTGAAAAGATAAGAGAAATCATGACAGATGCGTTTGTCATGAGATAA
- a CDS encoding PTS sugar transporter subunit IIB has product MENKTILVLCGAGFATSTVGAKMCEDVCKELGIKGNVQKRPATQGKTAIKQLEPDAILLMAKITLDFGDIPVVNGIPLITGRGKDEVRKNLKEVLSK; this is encoded by the coding sequence ATGGAAAATAAAACAATTTTAGTATTGTGCGGAGCAGGATTTGCAACTTCAACGGTAGGTGCCAAAATGTGTGAGGATGTATGTAAAGAGCTGGGGATCAAAGGCAACGTCCAGAAAAGGCCTGCAACCCAGGGAAAGACAGCCATCAAACAGTTGGAGCCAGATGCCATTCTCTTGATGGCAAAGATCACATTGGATTTTGGAGATATTCCGGTGGTAAACGGAATCCCGCTGATCACAGGCAGGGGAAAAGACGAAGTGAGAAAGAATCTGAAAGAGGTACTGTCCAAATAA
- a CDS encoding alcohol dehydrogenase catalytic domain-containing protein, whose protein sequence is MKAAVLYGANDLRYETVTTPVCPEKGILLKTIACGICGSDLRTYGGGSSKARYPSISGHEIAGEVVESDNEKFPKGSKLSVAPVIACGHCWYCKNGIQNQCDNMKMIGTAEGIPGGFAEYVSFSADMLENGCFNIIPDHVDPIDTVIAETASSVLNAQINTNIVMEDLVVVIGAGTIGCLHSEIASIRGTKEVIIAEMNPEKADLARKQGFKNVLTMGSGDPELKKLIMEKTNGRGADTVICACPVGQAQADAIGLVRKRGKVIFFGGISASSAAVIDTNAIHYKEITVYGASAYSPEVNRRALDLVLSGQLDASKFITHRYELKDLAQGYEDMRQGKMIKGIVVF, encoded by the coding sequence ATGAAAGCTGCTGTATTATATGGAGCAAACGATCTACGTTATGAAACGGTTACGACTCCTGTGTGTCCGGAAAAGGGAATTTTGCTAAAGACCATAGCCTGCGGTATCTGCGGTTCTGATTTAAGGACCTATGGGGGAGGCTCCTCCAAAGCCCGGTATCCATCCATTTCCGGCCATGAGATCGCCGGAGAAGTGGTGGAGAGCGACAATGAAAAGTTTCCAAAAGGTTCAAAATTATCTGTGGCGCCTGTGATCGCATGCGGACACTGCTGGTACTGTAAAAACGGCATCCAGAACCAGTGTGACAATATGAAAATGATCGGAACTGCGGAAGGAATCCCAGGAGGATTTGCCGAGTATGTGTCATTTTCTGCGGATATGCTGGAAAACGGATGCTTTAACATCATCCCGGACCATGTGGATCCTATCGATACGGTGATCGCGGAGACCGCATCTTCTGTACTGAATGCACAGATCAATACAAATATCGTCATGGAAGATCTTGTGGTCGTCATCGGAGCTGGTACTATCGGCTGCCTCCACAGTGAGATTGCCTCAATTCGGGGAACGAAGGAAGTGATCATCGCTGAGATGAATCCGGAAAAGGCTGATCTTGCCAGAAAACAAGGCTTTAAAAATGTTCTCACCATGGGCAGCGGTGATCCCGAATTAAAGAAACTCATCATGGAAAAAACCAACGGACGGGGTGCGGATACGGTCATCTGTGCGTGCCCGGTGGGACAGGCGCAGGCAGATGCCATCGGACTTGTGAGAAAAAGAGGAAAGGTGATTTTCTTCGGAGGGATTTCCGCAAGCAGCGCCGCTGTCATTGACACCAACGCCATTCACTATAAAGAAATCACGGTTTATGGAGCGTCAGCGTATTCTCCCGAAGTCAACCGGCGCGCGTTGGATCTTGTTCTGAGCGGCCAGCTTGACGCTTCAAAGTTTATCACCCACCGTTATGAATTGAAAGATTTGGCACAGGGATATGAGGATATGCGCCAGGGAAAGATGATCAAGGGTATCGTAGTCTTTTAA
- a CDS encoding 2-oxo acid dehydrogenase subunit E2, producing the protein MTEKKLSPLAKSMGKQMIKSWEAPQFTHFSVVNCEQMAAYRKSLPFKVSYTTILIKAVADTIAEYPVMNASWDDGTVIIQNETINMGVAVDTKRGLLVPVIRDADKLPLEEIHRCMEDIKNRSGKGNFTMNDLSGGTFVVSNLGMFNISTFTAIVNAPNSAIISVGKMEEVPLVKDGEIVIGKTMTIALNMDHRVIDGATGAKFLTALVERLETLNE; encoded by the coding sequence ATGACTGAAAAAAAACTTTCGCCTTTAGCCAAAAGTATGGGGAAGCAGATGATAAAAAGCTGGGAAGCTCCACAATTTACACATTTTTCAGTCGTAAACTGTGAGCAGATGGCCGCTTACAGAAAGAGTCTGCCTTTTAAGGTCTCATACACAACCATTTTGATCAAAGCCGTGGCAGATACCATCGCCGAGTATCCTGTCATGAACGCTTCCTGGGATGATGGAACAGTTATCATTCAAAATGAAACTATCAACATGGGTGTTGCCGTAGATACAAAACGCGGGCTACTGGTTCCTGTCATAAGGGATGCCGATAAACTTCCCCTTGAGGAGATCCATCGATGCATGGAAGATATCAAAAACAGATCAGGCAAAGGGAATTTTACGATGAATGACCTAAGCGGCGGAACGTTTGTCGTGAGCAACCTGGGCATGTTCAACATCTCCACATTTACAGCTATCGTCAATGCACCCAATTCCGCCATTATCTCCGTGGGAAAGATGGAAGAAGTCCCTCTTGTAAAGGACGGTGAGATCGTCATAGGAAAAACCATGACCATCGCGCTGAACATGGACCACCGTGTGATCGACGGGGCGACGGGAGCTAAATTTCTGACAGCCCTGGTGGAGCGATTGGAAACTTTAAATGAATAA
- a CDS encoding biotin/lipoyl-containing protein, translating into MRKEVIMPKIGLDMEEGTILEWKKKEGDKISKGEVLLEIETDKAVTEVESALDGMLAEIVADEGDTVEITNTIAWVEVDD; encoded by the coding sequence ATGAGAAAAGAAGTGATAATGCCTAAGATCGGATTGGATATGGAGGAAGGTACGATTTTAGAGTGGAAAAAGAAAGAAGGAGACAAGATTTCCAAGGGAGAGGTCCTCTTGGAGATCGAGACAGACAAGGCTGTCACAGAGGTAGAGTCAGCTTTGGACGGTATGTTGGCCGAGATCGTGGCTGACGAAGGCGATACCGTTGAGATCACAAATACGATCGCATGGGTGGAAGTCGATGACTGA
- the lpdA gene encoding dihydrolipoyl dehydrogenase, with protein sequence MDILDLIVIGGGPAGYLAAQRAAEGGMKVMLFEKKRLGGVCLNEGCIPTKTLLNSAKIFDHAKNGQAYGVKVSDAVFDSRAALARKNKVIQMLVSGVGMTMKKNKVTVIYEKAKLKEKTSEGFLVEAGGEVYTAKHVLAAAGSDTLIPPIPGVKEALMDGLAATSREMLELEEMPEHLAVIGAGVIGLEMAAYYCTAGVKVTVIEMLDKIAGTMDFKVSKMLQKELQKKGVSFLLGHKVTEVNSYGLVCEKDGETKQITADKILLSIGRRPSIEDCGLQNVGVVVEHGKVVTDENLCTSVEGIYAAGDINGKVMLAHTAYRESEAAVNHMLGIDDEMNYQAIPSVIYTFPEFAGVGETEESAKEKGLKVKTAELPMAYSGRFVAENAGGNGVCKLIMDEKTRCLVGAHLLGTYASEIIWGAAALIEQKVPVEEIKKIVFPHPSVSEIIRETTFQL encoded by the coding sequence ATGGATATCTTAGACTTGATCGTAATCGGAGGAGGACCTGCCGGGTACCTGGCAGCCCAGAGAGCTGCTGAGGGCGGTATGAAAGTAATGCTGTTTGAGAAGAAAAGACTTGGCGGCGTGTGTCTAAACGAGGGATGCATCCCCACAAAAACTCTGCTGAATTCCGCCAAAATATTTGATCACGCAAAAAATGGACAGGCCTATGGGGTGAAGGTTTCGGACGCCGTCTTTGACTCGAGAGCTGCGCTTGCCAGAAAGAACAAGGTCATTCAGATGCTGGTTTCCGGCGTTGGAATGACCATGAAGAAAAACAAAGTGACAGTTATCTACGAGAAAGCCAAACTGAAAGAAAAAACCAGCGAAGGATTTCTGGTAGAAGCCGGCGGGGAAGTTTACACAGCGAAACATGTACTGGCTGCGGCGGGTTCTGACACCCTGATCCCCCCAATTCCAGGAGTAAAGGAAGCTCTCATGGACGGACTGGCGGCAACCAGCAGGGAGATGCTGGAATTGGAAGAAATGCCGGAACACCTGGCGGTCATCGGAGCAGGCGTGATCGGATTGGAAATGGCGGCTTACTATTGTACCGCCGGTGTAAAAGTCACTGTGATCGAAATGCTTGATAAGATCGCGGGAACGATGGATTTCAAAGTTTCCAAGATGCTTCAAAAGGAACTTCAGAAGAAGGGCGTATCCTTCTTACTTGGACATAAGGTGACAGAAGTAAACAGCTATGGTCTTGTATGCGAAAAAGACGGGGAGACAAAGCAGATCACAGCGGACAAAATCCTGCTCTCCATAGGCAGAAGGCCTTCCATTGAAGACTGTGGACTCCAAAACGTCGGTGTTGTGGTTGAACATGGAAAAGTAGTAACTGACGAAAACTTATGCACCTCCGTGGAAGGTATCTATGCGGCGGGTGATATCAATGGAAAAGTCATGCTGGCCCACACAGCATACCGGGAGAGTGAGGCAGCAGTCAATCATATGCTCGGCATAGACGATGAGATGAATTATCAGGCGATCCCGTCTGTCATCTATACCTTTCCGGAATTTGCCGGTGTGGGAGAGACCGAGGAGTCAGCGAAAGAAAAAGGATTGAAAGTAAAGACTGCAGAGCTCCCAATGGCATATTCCGGCCGTTTTGTAGCTGAAAACGCAGGTGGAAACGGAGTCTGCAAGCTGATCATGGATGAGAAAACAAGATGTCTTGTAGGGGCCCATCTTCTTGGAACCTACGCCTCTGAGATCATTTGGGGCGCAGCGGCTCTGATCGAACAGAAGGTGCCAGTGGAAGAGATCAAAAAAATTGTTTTCCCGCATCCGTCGGTGAGCGAGATCATCAGAGAAACAACATTTCAATTATAA
- a CDS encoding alpha-ketoacid dehydrogenase subunit beta → MRKISMRQAINEALHTAFNSDPKVFSIGEDIAVYGGQLRCSYDLIKNFGEKRIMDTPISETAIVGTAIGSSMLGLRPVVEISYIDFIGTCFDQIMNQAAKLRYMYGGRVSLPLVIRTQGGAGLGNGAQHSQSLESILAHIPGIRVVVPSNAYDAKGLLLHAIRDNNPVVFIEHKGLYKKKCEVPEEPYECDYCCDIKREGTDITIVAYSSMVDQSLKAAQELEKEGIQAEVVDVRSLEPFDAETILASVKKTGHVVVAHEACVKGGFGAEIAAVIQEKAFDQLKTPVKRVGAPNVPVPFAPVLEKAYLPDAQDILEAARSCL, encoded by the coding sequence ATGAGAAAGATTTCTATGCGGCAAGCAATCAATGAAGCGCTTCATACAGCGTTTAACAGCGATCCGAAGGTGTTTTCCATCGGAGAAGATATTGCAGTTTACGGCGGTCAGCTGCGCTGCTCCTATGACCTGATCAAGAACTTCGGGGAGAAACGGATTATGGATACGCCGATCTCTGAAACTGCTATCGTCGGAACCGCCATCGGCTCCTCCATGCTCGGTCTGCGCCCAGTAGTAGAGATTTCCTACATAGATTTTATCGGAACCTGCTTTGACCAGATCATGAACCAGGCAGCAAAACTGAGATACATGTACGGCGGTCGGGTCAGCCTTCCGCTAGTCATCCGCACGCAGGGCGGGGCGGGACTTGGAAACGGAGCTCAGCACTCTCAGTCTCTGGAGTCTATTTTGGCACACATTCCAGGGATACGTGTGGTGGTCCCGTCCAATGCCTATGATGCTAAAGGCCTGCTCCTGCACGCGATCCGCGATAATAATCCGGTGGTTTTCATTGAACATAAAGGCCTGTACAAGAAGAAATGTGAAGTGCCAGAAGAACCGTATGAGTGTGATTACTGCTGCGACATTAAACGGGAGGGAACCGATATCACCATCGTTGCATACTCTTCCATGGTAGATCAGAGCCTTAAGGCGGCACAGGAGTTAGAAAAAGAAGGAATACAGGCGGAAGTAGTGGATGTCCGTTCATTGGAGCCGTTTGACGCCGAAACGATCCTTGCCTCTGTGAAAAAGACAGGACATGTTGTCGTAGCCCATGAGGCCTGTGTCAAAGGCGGTTTCGGAGCAGAGATCGCTGCGGTGATCCAGGAAAAAGCTTTTGATCAACTAAAAACCCCTGTCAAAAGAGTAGGCGCTCCTAATGTTCCGGTTCCGTTTGCGCCGGTGCTGGAAAAGGCGTATCTTCCTGATGCCCAGGATATTTTAGAAGCAGCCCGCTCTTGTCTGTAA